The Polaribacter sp. Q13 sequence TTAAGATTGACAACCTTACCCGTTTGTGCAGCAGCTACCACTAAGTCTGTCTGACGAACTAAAAAAGCAGGAATCTGTAAAACATCTACATATTCTGCTGCTTTTATAGCATCTGAAACTTCATGAATATCGGTAACAGTGGGTACATTAAAAGTCTCAGAAACTTTACGTAAAATTTTTAAGGCTTTTTTATCTCCAATTCCTGTAAAACTATCAATTCTACTTCTGTTTGCTTTTTTAAAACTTCCTTTAAAAATATAAGGAATTTCTAGCTTATCTGTAATTGTAAGTACTTTTTCGGCAATTCTCATTGCCATTTCTTCACTCTCTATGGCACAAGGACCTGCAAGCAAAAAAAAGTTATTTGAGTTTAAGTGTTTTATGTTTGGTATAAGAGATAAATCCATTTTATATATTTTCAACAAAAATACGAAATAAATTTAGCTATATTTAAACTTTTAAAACTCAATTAGAATGAAGAAAATCAACTTAGTTTATGTCCTTTTATTTGCAATTATTTTTTCTTGTAAAGAAAGTGCGAAAGTAGTTAAAACGAATAAAAAGGTTGCAGTTATAGATTCTATTACAGTAAAAAAACATCTTTATACCTTAGCGGCTGATGATATGGAAGGTAGAAAGACCAGAACTGCAGGAATTGAAAAAGCCGCAAAATATATAGAAAATGAATTTAAAAGAATTGGGTTAACTACTTATGATACTTTAAAAGATTACAGACAGACTTTTACATTTACAGACAAAAGTTCTAAAAAAGAAATAACAACCAGTAATATTATTGGTGTTTTGGAAGGGAAATCTAAGAAAAATGAAATTGTAATTATTTCTGCGCATTACGATCATTTGGGGGTTAAAATTAAAGAAGGGCAATTAGATAGTATTTATAATGGTGCTAATGATGATGCTTCTGGTGTAACCGGAGTTTTAGCTTTGGCAGAATATTTTAAAGAGAAAGCAAATAATGAAAGAACGATTCTTTTTGTTGCTTTTACTGGTGAAGAATTAGGCTTAATAGGTTCTACTTATTTTGGAAAAGGAATTGACGCTACTAAATTTGTAGCAGGTATTAATCTAGAAATGATAGGGAAAGTACCAAGTTTTGGTCCAAATACGGCGTGGTTAACAGGTTTTGAAAGATCTGATTTTGGTAAAATTATTCAGAAGAATTTAGAGGGAACCGGCTATCAACTATTTGCAGATCCGTATAAAAAGTTTAATTTGTTTTTTAGATCAGACAATGCTTCCTTGGCAAGGTTAGGGGTGCCTTCTCATACTTTTTCTACAACACCAATAGATGTTGATAAAGATTATCATCAGGTTTCTGATGAAGTAGAAACTCTAGATATGGCTGTAATTACAGAAACGATTAAGGCTGTTGCAAAAGGAACTGAGAGTATTATTAGTGGAAAAGATACTCCTACGAGAGTTGTAATTAAAGAGAATAAATAAAATTTGTTATGAAGAAAGTACGATACTTCTTTTTGTTTTTATTGATGAGTTGCTCAACTTCTAAAGTAATTACAGATTATGATGATAATACGAATTTTAAGCAATACAAAACCTATGCTTTTTTTGATGATATTGGCGCAGGTTTAAATGAGTTTGATGTAAATAGGAGCGCAGACGCCATATTTTCAGAAATGGAATCACTTGGTTTTAAAGAGACAGAAACGCCTGATTTTTATATCAATTTAAAAGCAAAAACTACTGAAGCTAAAGTTACAAATACCATAGCAATTGGTTTAGGAAGTGGAGGTAGAAATGGTGGTTTAGGAGTTTCTGGCGGAATTCCGATTGGTGGAAAAAAGCTAGATGAAGAAATTACTTTAGAGTTCGTAGATGCTAAAACCAATGAATTATTTTGGGAAGGTATTTTAACATCCACCATAAAGGAGAAAAGAAATCCAGCAAAAAGAATACTTTATTTTAAAGAAATAGTGCATAAAATATTACAAAGTTATCCTCTCAAATAAATAATTAATGGCATTTAGTAGATAGAGTTTCTCAATTTTTAACTGAAAAGAGTATTGCTTTTATTACAAAAAAAATGATGGGAGGTTTATTATTTATGGTAGATGATAAAATGTATGTTGCTGTAATGAAAGAAGAAATTATGGCTCGTATTAATCCAAATATTTATGATGAATCTATAGAAAAGGAGGGGTGTAATAAAATGAATTTTACAGGAAAACCGATGAAAGGTTTTGTGTTTCTCTCTGAAGAAGCGGTAGATTTAGATGATGATTTAAACTATTGGTTGCAATTAGCTTTAGATTTTAATCCGCTTGCCAAAGCGAGTAAAAAAATAAAATCCTCTAAAAATTAATTTAGAGGATTTTTTAATATAATAAATTTCCTATTTAGAATTGATATCTAACAGCTAAAGATATATCAGAATTTACACCGCTTAAGCCACCTGCAATACCTACTTCTGGTCTATAATCTAGAGATACTAAAATTGGTGCATCAAAATTATATTCAATACCAACAACCCCAGCACCATAAATTCCGGTACCACTAGCAGAAACAATTCCACCACCAAAACCAGCGTACCAATTAAATTTATCTTCTAGATTCCAAACCCATTGATATAAACCAGTAGCTTTAAAATCAGCAAATTCGTTAGCTAAACCTAAATCTACTTCTAAACGGTTGTTGGCTCCTAATGCTTTTTGATAAGAGATTTCTCCACCCACTCCATTTCCTCCACTAAAACGAAGTCCAATTGCATTATCTGAAATGTCTTGAGCATTTACAGAAAATGCTCCAACTATTAAAAGACCGATAATTAAAAGTGTTTTTTTCATGTTTTTATGTGTTTTTTATTGAAGGTCAAAGTTATATTTATTAATTCATCTTTATGATCTTTATCTATTGAAATATGAACTCAAAAGATATTTTTACCAACAAAAAATAATTGCGTAATAAACCCTTCTAATAGTTAAATTAGAAGGGTTATAAAGTAAAATTTATGTTTTAAAACTGATACCTAACAGCGATACCCATATTGGATACTAAACCAGTTGAATTGCCAGTATAACCAATTTCTGGTCTGTAGTCTAGGGCAACTATTAAAGGAGCTCTAAAGTTATATTCAATTCCTATAAGACCTGCACCATATATTCCTGTTTTATTAGCAGAAGCAATGCCACCACCAATACCTGTATACCAATTAAATTGTTCTTCTATGCTCCAAATCCATTGATATAAACCAGTTGCTTTAAAGTCATTATACTCACTACCAAAACCTAAATTCACTTCTAATCGATTGTTATTGTTTAATAGTTTTTGATAGGAAATTTCTTCTCCGGTACCATTTCCGCCATCAATACGTATACCAATTGCGTGGTTAGATATTTGTTGGGCATTTATAGAGAAACTTGCTGCTAATATTATACTTAGGGCTAATAATATTTTCTTCATTTTATGATATGTAATTAAATTAGGGATGCCCAAAATACAACCATTTAGCAAGTGAATCAAAATAAAAAGCTTGTTATTTAGCTAGGTAAAATGCTTAATTTTCATCCACCATAAGTCTTATTCCTTTAGAATGACTGCTAAATTCTGGAGCATACATACTTTGTATTGTTGTAATTCCGTTACTGAAATTCCCTGCATTATTAACTCTTACATCATATTCGAAAACATAAACGCCTTTAGGAAAACGATCAAAAAAGAAGTTAGTAGCAGCATCTTTAGTGCTTTCATAATAACCTATATTGTCTTGCCATTTATATCTAGATAAAACATTTACAGGTTCTACACCAGAAGCTCTCATATCTTTCATATGGATGAATTCCATGTCTCTGTCACTTCTTAACTCAATTCTTACCGTAATTAAATCGCCAACTTTTAACTTTGTGTTTTTTGTTATTTCCTGTAACTCTTTTCCTGTATCTGAATTTACTTTTAAGAATAATTTCTTATCCAATTTTAAAGGTGTTTCTGCGGAAGTAATTTTGTCTAAATCTTCAAAATATTGCCAATACAAACCTCCCCATGCAATTCCTTCTCCTTTCTTGTTGATGATCACTTCTGCCATTTTTGGTGTAATTTCAGATCCATTCCAAGAAGTTTTAAAATATCCAGTTCCTGCTTCTACTTTTACGTTATCCAACTTTGTTGGATTAATTTCATTGTCACCAACTTTTATATCTACCATATCAGTTACACTTCGACTTCGCTCAGTACTGGCTTCAATCCAATTAGTTCCATTTAACAATAATGCATACACCGCTTCAGAAGTTGCCTTGGTGGTATTCCAACTATTGGTTTGCTTGTTTTTTAGCAACCAAATTTTTAGGTTGTCAATGGTTTCTGTATTGTTTTCTATTTCAGAAAATGTTTCAATCATTAATGCTTGAGTTTCTATAGGAGCTTGATAATAATAGTAACCAGCAGCGTTTTCTTTCCAATACATTCCTAATTCATCAGAAGTAATTGAATTTTCTTTTAAGGATTTTAAAATCTGACTTGCAGTTATTTTTTCATCGCTTCTAAAAAGCGATAAAGCAATTTGTCCTTTTGCATATAAATTATAGTCATTCCAATAGGTAACAGTTTGATTTCTGTAATAAGCAACCGCTTTTTGCAAGTTGTTATTCATAGAAATGGAAGAATAAAAACTACGCATATACAAATACTGAATGGTAAAATAGTTCAGATTGTTTTTAGCCAAATAGTTGTCATAATCTTCTTTACCTTTTTTTTCTGTTTTGGCTTTCTGTTTAATTTCTTCTGCTCTTTCTATGAGTTTATTGTATTGTTCTAATAATTCTCCATCTAAATAATTAACAGATTTTTCTATTATTTTTTTAGTTGATGGTTCGAAATTTTCTGCACCTAATTTTGATAAATGTCCAAAACCAGTTGCAATATGTTGTGTAATAAAATTACTTTCATATCGTCCGCCTTTAAACCAAGGAAATCCACCAGAATTCATCTGAATGTCTTCTAATTTATTGATGGCCTTTTCTTGATCATTTTTCATCTTATTCAAGTCGAATAATAAAGCGATTCTCTTTTTTTGCTCGGTTTCAGATTGCGCATCTCTTAACCAAGGAGTTTCTTGAATTATTAATGATTTTAATTCTTGATTCTTCTCTAAATTAGATAATAAAGCATCAGAAGATTTCCAAGCATTAAATACTTTTTGAATTCTAGGATTAGAATTTGCGACAAAACTTGCCAAGGTATTTGCATAATATCTAGAGAAAACTTGTTCTGCACATTCATACGGATATTCCATTAAATATGGCAAAGATTGAATTGCATACCAAACTGGGTTTGACGTCATTTCTAAAGTCAATTTGTGGTTTTTTAAAGTAGAAGACGAGCCTGCACTGAGCGTAGACGAAGTGTTCTTTAACTTATCTAAGGTAAAAGTTTTTGTTTCGTTAGATTTTATCCACATTGGTAAGGTTTCTGTTACCAACATCCTGTTGGATAAAACGGGTAAAACATTTTGTTCACCATCAGAGAAATCACCAGCTTTAGCCACAATTTTATATTGTACCGCTTGCACCGTTTCTGGAATTGATAATTGCCAAGATACATTGGTATTTCCGTCTTTATTTACTGTAAAGTTTTTAGTAGAATTAGTGTTTTCTAAATCAATATTAATTTCTTTGTTTGTAATTGCGTCCGTTAACATTAATTTTGCGAAACCACTTAATTGGTTATTTGTTAAGTTGGTAATTTTTGCACTTAAAGTAATTTTATCTCCTTCACGTAAAAATCTTGGTGCATTTGGCACTATCATTAATTCTTTTTGCGTAACCGTTTCTAATGTTTTGGTTGCCGATTTTAAAGATTTAGTATGTGCTAGTAATTGTAATTTCCAACGTGTTAATGCTTCTGGCATTGTAAAAGAAAAACTGACTTGTCCGTTTTTATCTGTTCTTAATTGTGGAAAAAAGAAAGCGGTTTCTTTAAAGTTTTTTCGTGCTTCTATTTGTGATAATTGATTGTTTATAGCTTTTTTGGTATTAATTATAATTACGCCATTTAAACCTCTTTGTCCATATAAAGAAATGGCAGCAGCATCTTTTAGAATATCCATTTCTAAAATTTCATTAAGGTTTATACTTTCAACCTCTAATTTTGTCATTACTTTTCCATCAACCACATATAATGCCTCTGTAACGTTGTCTAAACTACCTATGCCTCTTATTAGAATATTTGC is a genomic window containing:
- a CDS encoding M28 family peptidase; its protein translation is MKKINLVYVLLFAIIFSCKESAKVVKTNKKVAVIDSITVKKHLYTLAADDMEGRKTRTAGIEKAAKYIENEFKRIGLTTYDTLKDYRQTFTFTDKSSKKEITTSNIIGVLEGKSKKNEIVIISAHYDHLGVKIKEGQLDSIYNGANDDASGVTGVLALAEYFKEKANNERTILFVAFTGEELGLIGSTYFGKGIDATKFVAGINLEMIGKVPSFGPNTAWLTGFERSDFGKIIQKNLEGTGYQLFADPYKKFNLFFRSDNASLARLGVPSHTFSTTPIDVDKDYHQVSDEVETLDMAVITETIKAVAKGTESIISGKDTPTRVVIKENK
- a CDS encoding DUF4136 domain-containing protein: MKKVRYFFLFLLMSCSTSKVITDYDDNTNFKQYKTYAFFDDIGAGLNEFDVNRSADAIFSEMESLGFKETETPDFYINLKAKTTEAKVTNTIAIGLGSGGRNGGLGVSGGIPIGGKKLDEEITLEFVDAKTNELFWEGILTSTIKEKRNPAKRILYFKEIVHKILQSYPLK
- a CDS encoding TfoX/Sxy family protein, whose amino-acid sequence is MMGGLLFMVDDKMYVAVMKEEIMARINPNIYDESIEKEGCNKMNFTGKPMKGFVFLSEEAVDLDDDLNYWLQLALDFNPLAKASKKIKSSKN